The Juglans regia cultivar Chandler chromosome 11, Walnut 2.0, whole genome shotgun sequence genome contains the following window.
CTGACCATTTTAGAACGGCTTACTTTAATGACCATTTTAGGATGATTTTACTGACCATTTTAGAATGACCCGCTGATGCACATATCTGCTAGTGTCGTggtgttttgaaattttgagcaTGGTACTTGGGGACTTTTTTAGTGATGCTTATAAATATCATATGCATCAcattttgatttggtttcaaaacCTTTGCTCCAGATATTTTTGCTTGATAATCATTGGGTATTGTGCTCAGGAGGACATGGCTGGTGGTGACACGAAAAAGTCTAATGCTAAAGCGAGCAGTGGTGAGTGTTTTTCCCCATTGTATGGTGCTAGTTTTCCTGATGCTATTTATGTTGTAGCGGGCTACTTTTGCCTGATCCTGTGTATGCACATGCTTCCTTATGTGCATTCACATATACTTCTGACCGTTTTGAGAAGTCATCCTCCGCTTGTTCGAGTGTCTGATGCTGCTTAATTGATTTTACAGGGGGAAAGAAGAAGGAGGTGAAGAAGGAGACTGGTTTGGGAATAACCAATCGGAAGGATGATAATTTTGGGGAGTGGTATTCAGAGGTCTAACATACAATTccattatctcatttcaatatatatcataatactgTAATATTAAGTTGTCTCCCTTTACATATTTGATGATGATTCTCTAGTCAAAGTATAAATTAGTAGGGGAATGATCTCGTCATGATTActtatagaaaatcatatcatcaTGATTGAATCCTTTCTCTTTAGGATATATTTCACAAtgatttaggccttgtttggatagtcttttttttttttttttttatcaataaaagatagatattatatatatgaatgaaaaaggtaTAGCCCTTTTACACTGAAAGTATACGTAAGTGCTCCTAAATGCATTCTAagaacgataaattaaagacaagaaatcatgaatatTGTCCCCATGCAAAACAATAGTGGAAAACTAACACATtagagtgtggagaaaaaaattcttcaactcggtcattgtgcgttccttatcttcaaagcacctcgcattcctttccatccaagtacaccacataatgcacaacgaaatcatcttccacactgcagCCACTTGTTGACAGCCTTGCAACTTtgtccaacaacccaacaaatccaccacccggTCCACCCtccaaggcataacccaagcaacatcaaccctttgaaagatctcattccacaacacccttgttacctcacagTGTAATAAGAGATGGTCCAcggattctccattctttttacacatgtagcaccaatccaccaatacacaacctctctttctcaaattgtccgtggtcaatatcttcccaagagcagcattccaaacaaaaaaagctactttagaaggcacacgagctctccaaatattcttccttGGGAACAGAGTATTATCAAGATGTGTAGTCAAGATGCTATAATACGCCTTGACTGTACGTATCTTGtgattattagacctccacttcaagcTATCTCGTTGTGCCATAGGAATCTCCATGGAATATAATAAGCTGAAAAAAAACTGAGACACtaggtaattcccaatcatggaaatccctattaaacagaatattccactggtgcgtaccatgagaaaataacctCACATCCGCCACTGAGGCCTCCTTATTAGCTGCAATACGGTATAGAGCCGGAAAAACCCTTTCTAATGCCtgttctccacaccacacatctcgCCAAAATCTGATTCGATTGCCCTCACCAACTACAAAACGAATTTGATTTGCAAAGTatggccaccccttccttatatacttccataatcCAACACCatacccccctctcacttcattagagcaccaaccaccaGCCCAATaccatatcttttttttttgataagtaataagttatttcattaataaaagtaggcatagcccaggtacactagaagtatacatgtgattatACCTATTTAAGCACTAggaacagttacaaggaaatcatggaagctgcgaCCATTCCAATcaagagcaatggcccacaaaaacaaagtcttccagaaaaaactcctaaactcttccaaggaacgtTTATGGTCCTCAAAAAATCTCTTgtttctttcattccaaatacatataggaaccatcttccacacggttgcaatctgtggtgtccttgtgatccctctccagcttgctaacaaatcaaccaccctacctggcatcacccatgctataCCCATTCTACTGAGAAAATAAGTCCAAATATCTTGGGCAaactcacagtgtaaaagtaaatggtccaccgtttcaccactatttctgcacaAACAGCACCAGTCCGTAATAATAAGGCCATGTCTTCTAAGATTCTCAATGGTCATGATCTTCCCTAGAGCTGCCGTCCAGACAAAAAATGCAGCCTTTGTAGGTGCTTTAGTCCTccatatattcttccaagggaaattaTGCCTTTGATGCATAGTAATAGAGTCATAAAAAGAGCATACCGAGAATTTTCCTTTTCTAGAATATCGCCATTCCATCATATCTTCCGTTGTGACAGCAATAGAAATGTTGTACAACATATTCAGAAATTCCACCAGCACCGTCACTTCCCAGTCATGTGCATCTTGAGTAAGGCTGATGTTCCACTCCTGTGAACCTTGATTAATAACCCGCAAATCGGCCACCATAGCTTCTTTTTCCCGTGCAATTCTAAAAATCATAGGATAAGCATCCTTCAAGGCCATGTCTCTCAACCACACATCTTGCCAGAAATTAATCCTACTACCATCCCCCAAACGCAGCCGAGTATCCAATACCATATCTAGCATCAATAATatccttccacaatgatcccCCATTCAAATGATATCCCCAAAGCCATTTTCCTAGTAAAGCTTTATTAAAGGTTTTCAAGTTACATACACCCaaccccccattcacaactgagCCACATGCAGTCTTCCAACTcactaaatgaaattttttctcctcccccatgcccCCCCATAAGAACGCTCTAAAGAGTTTCTCCATTCTGTTCATCACCCCTACATGCataggaaataaaaataaaaaataagtagggaggttagtgagagtactcttgataagagtgagacaacccccttttgataaatacactcGTTTCCAACCTGCCAACCTATTATCTATCTTCTCCACTACCCCATCCCATATAActctattcttgaaagttgctcCCAACTGAAGGCCCAGATATTTCATCGGGAAAGAAGAAACCTTACAATCCAGAAGGCTTGCTAAACTATAGATATTAGAGACCACACCCATAGGAACCATTTCAGATTTGCCCAGATTTACCTTTAGCCttgacactgcttcaaagcagAGTAACAATGCTCGTAGAGTTTGGATCTGGCTTCTATTCGCTTCACAAAAAACTAACGTGATGTGAAATGATAGTAGGACTACCAGAACCATTGCCCACCTGAAAGCTAGATAAAAACCCTCCCCCAACAGCAGTCTGCACCATCCTACTTAAAATCTctataactataacaaaaagaagaggagatagaggatctccctaCCGCAGACCCCGTGAATTGTCAAAGAATCCAGCCTGTGTGCCGTTAACCAGAACTGAGAATCGGGtagttgaaatacaatgacgcatccatGAAATGACACATCCATGAAATCCGcctatccccaaaaccacatctctcaaGTGAGTATAATGGAAACTCCTAGTTTacgtgatcatatgccttctccatatcaagcttgCACAGCACACCTGAACCTCCCTCTCGTAATCTGtggtccaaacactcatttgcaatgagtactgagtcaagaatttgtctcccacgaataaaTGCATTATGAGACTTGGAGATAATTTGTTCCAACACCGGACTAAGCCTgttagcaagaaccttcgagATAATCTTATAAACACTGCTAACCAGGCTTATAGGCTGAAAGTCTTCAATTGTCAAAGCCCCGTGTTTCTTaggaatgagagcaataaaggtcgcatttagggatttttcaaacttttgaagaaagtaaaattcattgaaaacctgcatatgagatgagatgatctgtgaatgatagtgaaatggtttgtggatagtaatgaaatggtttgaactaagatgttttatggggttttgggaaaggagaaaaaaaagttgaataaaaatattataaagttaaaatattgttagaatataattttttaatattaattttgttttgagatttgaaaaagttgtattgttttttgtgttttatttggaagtttgggaaagttgtaatgattagatgaaaaagttgaagatatgaaattgaaaagtgtttgtgtttgtggtgtttggatgttgagatgagatgatcttgCAATCCAAATAGGGCCTTAGTGATTTGAGATTGAAAGAGAGATGGGATAATATAGGCAGTTGTCAGAGGATAGGTCTCTTAGCATTTAATTGTGTGAAGAAACTGATATGTATCCTGTATTATCACCGCACAGAATTACAATTCGTCATGGAATTCTTAAGAAAAACTGCCAGGTTTTAATACATGTAGTTCAGGGAACAGACTTGAGTATACATATCCAAAAAAAGGCAACAAACTTTAGTGAAATATTTGATGTTCAGGCCTTTATTATCAATTAATCCTATATTGGCTGGTGTAGGTGGTTGTCAATGCTGAATTGATCGAGTACTATGATATCTCAGGCTGTTATATACTGAGGCCATGGGCGATGTCGATCTGGGAGATCATGCAAGTGAGTTTGAAGTGCTATTTAAATTCTTTGTTGTTGTTCATTCGACATAGATGACACTTCACATCCTTTGTTGAAATTTCTGTAAATGGTAGTTTTGAGGATATAAACCTGAAGCACCCCCCTGGTTATTTCCATCTGTTTGCGGGGCtgtggttttcttttttctctctttctttttttttttgctttactTTTCCAGATTTAATGTCTGGTATGATTAATTTTACATTAATCTATATGTGCAGACATTCTTTGATgctgaaataaagaaaatgaacatCCAGAACTGCTACTTCCCTCTTTTTGTTTCTCCTGGCGTGTTGCAGAAGGAGAAGGATCATGTTGAGGGTTTTGCTCCTGAggtgaaatttgaaatatttttctttcacaatattttattgtGGTATTTATCTTCACTCATTTTATTCTGGCAATAACATTCGGAACTTATTTTGTGCTCCAATTAACACACCGGTACTAGAGTAAATCGGAAACTGAAATgctctttaaaatttttctttttaaaagtgtACTTTTCCTGATCTTGGAGACATTACTGCTAATCTAGAGTGCAGCACAACTTGGTTcattgtttgtttctttttgtggGATTTGTTATTACTATATGCGTTCTATATTGGTGCAGAGTTCATATATATGTACTTTTTTGTTAAACTGGGGAAAGGGCTTAAACTATTTTATGTCGATGGTTCTTCGTTgatggaaatattttattcccTGATAATTTTTGAAATCCGATTGTTTTCATGAGAATTCAATTTATTAAAAGAGAAGGTTGCCAACCACATTGGTTCTTGGGTTTGCTTAGGTCGCGTGGGTGACAAAATCTGGGGAGTCTGATTTGGAAGTGCCTATAGCCATTCGCCCAACCAGTGAGACAGTCATGTATCCCTATTATTCCAAGTGGATTAGGGGACACCGTGACTTGCCATTGAAACTTAATCAATGGTGTAATGTTGTGCGATGGGAATTCAGCAATCCCACACCATTTATCAGGTAGTTgatttctgtttttttcttcttttttacttgtattggaaatttggaattcATTCAACCATGTTGCTGGCATGCATTGGTTCCTGAAATGGAGATGGGATGACGTTTTTTGTATGGGTAAAAATAGAAACAGACACAAGGAAAtcattaggatttttttttttcacatcatccCATCACTGCTGTTAAGTTTTTATCAGCTGAATAACCTTCTTTCAAGTTGGATGACTGTTTGAAGAGGACCTATTGATTTATCTAGAATCAATTATAGTAATAGGTTGCATGTGTTTCTGGTTGCAGGAGTCGCGAGTTTCTTTGGCAGGAAGGGCATACTGCTTTTGCAACAAAAGCAGAGGCAGAAGCAGAGGTATGAAACTCCGCTCTTTGGATTGTGATGTATCCCCAAAATTTTATCCCGAGtctttcttttgaaattaatgGAAAAGCAAGAGACTGGTTGGTAgctttttttcctcttaattGTTGATATGCACTTTCATCCCAAGTTATAAGCTGCAGTATCTTATCTTCTCATTGATACCAGAAGTGGCACTCGCCGTCCTGTATAATTAGgagtttctcaatttttttcttcatctaatATCTTCCGTTGCATTGTGCACCGCATGATGTTCTTGTATTCAACTATCCTACATTTGTGGTCTTTTGTTTACTTCACACTTTTGCAGTTGATTATGAACTAATTATTGCAGTTGTCTTCACAATCATGTCAAGTTGTTTGCTACCACTACGAACCAAATTCTGTATTTCAGAAATTCAATAGATAAGAAGCTCCAGATAAtaaaactattaatatataagcaTTTCAGGATATGAAATCTTTGCTTATTCTgcataatgaaaataaatgaagaacaAAAAGATTACAGTAGCActtgttttaagaaaaagttGAACTTATTTGTGTCTTCATACTACCATCAGATGTTATAATTGCAACAAGCGTGTGACACCCTTCTGATTCATTAtcaccaaaaaatatatattttttaaaaaggctAGTATGTCTGTGCTATATGTTTTCACACTCCTGTcagccaattttttttcttctttcccccCCATGAAAAGGCGAttcttatctttcatttttacATTAGAACAGGGGCGCATGGGTGCCATAGTTTACAAATATCATCGGTTTAGTATCTCTCCTATTTCAGGTGCTAGATATTTTGGAGCTTTATAGACGAATATATGAAGAATTCTTGGCTATTCCTGTTGTGAAGGGAAAGAAGAGTGAATTGGAGAAATTCGCTGGCGGACTATACACCACTAGTGTTGAGGTTTATGATAACTAAATGTGCACGTTTAATTGATCCTCTGTCTTATTTGACAGAGATTGAACACTTGGTGctgaaacttgttttttttcaaatatgtccTGTGTACTGTATGTCAGGCATTTATTCCAAACAATGGACGTGGTATACAAGGTGCAACTTCACATTGTTTGGGtcaaaattttgcaaaaatgTTTGAGATAAactttgaagatgaaaagggaGAGAAGGGTATGGTCTGGCAGAATTCATGGGCCTATAGCACTCGAACGGTAATTTTTTGACATTTATTAACTATTTTTGTTGAACAGTTATAATTAATCAGCCCGTATATTTCCTTGGCAgtagaaaaggaaattaaaaaaaaggaacatgCCTGGTTTCCAGTTACTTTTTGacttttatggtttttttttttgggggtgtTGGTGGTTATTAGATGGGGGTTGGAATGGTGTATTTGCACATTAGCATGCATTTTTGCAGACATCTGCCATTCTGTTGATACAGATTGATcccttttttcccttcttttaaaaatattactgGTTATGTTCAGATTGGTGTGATGGTAATGGTTCATGGGGATGATAAAGGCTTGGTGCTACCACCTAAAGTAGCATCGGTCCAGGTTATTGTAATTCCTGTGCCATATAAAGATGCTGATACTAAGGGAATTTTTGATGCCTGTTCTGCCACGGTGGATGCCTTGTCTGAGGCAGGTATTCGTGCTAAGGCAGACTTTAGAGATAACTATTCTCCTGGTTGGAAGTACTCCAATTGGGAAATGAAAGGCGTTCCTCTAAGAATTGAAATTGGGCCAAAAGACTTGGCTAATAATCAGGTCAGCTAGCCTATCTTTATTTTTCGACTTTGTTACTTGCTTCCGGGTTTATTCCATATCTCATTGGCAGCACCTACTGTCTTATGTTTTTTATTCAACAGTTGAATAACCAGAGAATGAACCTTGAATTTATTCACAGGTACGTGCTGTTCGCCGTGACAATTCATCAAAAATAGATATCCCTAGGGCCAGCTTGGTTGAGCAGGTGAAAGAAATGCTAGATAAAATTCAACATAGTCTGTTTGATGTTGCAAAACAAAAGCGAGAGGCATGCCTTCAGACTGTAAACACTTGGGATGAATTTGTGGAAGCACTTGGCCAAAGGAAATTGATCTTAGCTCCTTGGTGTGATGAGGAGGTATAATATTGAATTCCCCAAGTTATGCACTTGCCTATATAGTTTTATTTGCCACTTGGTATCACAAGATTTTCCGTTGATTGTAGGGAGCCATTAATCCAtggcttttttcaaatttaaagcaGTGAAATTGTTACAATGCTATGgtcattaaaaaaaagcaagattttccattgattttttgcattttaaataATGTATAAGTTCAAAATCTTCAATGGGTATTTACCCTTATGTAAATACTTGAATGTATTTCTTTTAGCTTTTGCTTTCATATTGCTCACTGTGCAAATTTTTATCGTAAGTTACGTTTTTTCATGCATAGAGGGAATGTTCTCTCAAGAGGCTGCAAACAGTACTTGAACTTCCTTTTTCCtcatctcttttcctttttgtgctttttttaaatttctttgaaCATGGTTTATTTGTTGTGCAATTCTTGAAGGAAGTGGAAAAAGATGTGAAAGCAAGGACAAAAGGTGAGATGGGAGCAGCTAAGAGCCTTTGTTCCCCATTTGACCAGCCAGAGCTCCCAGAAGGTACCCACCCCCTATATGTTTCATGTCAGGGTTGCATGTTCATTCAATGATATGGTATTTAAAATGAACCAAGCAGAATTTGACGCTGCCAGAGGTTAACTAAGTGTAGAttttccagaattttttttatactggCTATTCCCTGTGAATGTTCTCGCTTATGTCTGTGACAGTGTAGGATGACGCAACATCTTGCCATTGAATGAACAAATTCCCCGGAGACATCTATGTGCACCGAATGATTTATCTGATTCATGATATGATTTCGTTTTGGATTGCATGTCTTATGGAATATTGCTTTTAAGGTCTTTTATGTTGGGTAATTTTTCACAGGTACTAAATGCTTTGCTTCGGGAAAGCCTGCAAAAAAGTGGACCTACTGGGGCCGGAGTTACTAGATTATTTGGTTTTGTCTCGATTctcttcttttgatgtttcgcaATCTTATAGACATGCCAAGGAGTGAAGAATTATTCTAAGGAACCAAAAAGGGACATTAATTTCCATAGACATACAAGGATACACCGTACatggtttttattattaatacttattaaTCAATTTGTTGTGTGGTTCCTGCTTGAAATAGGCATTTTGTTGATCTCTTAATTATATGTTTCTATGTGGAGGTTTGATCTCGTGCAGTTATCTGTTCTCGTTTTTTTGGTTACAAGTCTCTGGGCGTTATCTAGTGACCTTGGGTGCGAATCCCCAAATAATTTCAGTTCTTCCcacaatttcttttatcttGTGATTATGTATCTACAAGGAAAGACCTGATGAATTTGGTTCTCCATTTGCTTGAAACTTGTTCTGCGTAGGATTACATGTGTGGATACATCTTTCGATCTTTCCATCTatccatttttcttaaaacGGAGTtagtatattttcttatttttgcttATAACTCATGTTTTAAATTCGAGTTGTTTtgattattatgaataaaatagatataaaaaataatgatgatgtTGAGTTGAACGAGCCCTTCATTACTGTAGCATCTAAATGGAAGATAGAAAGCGGTACCTATTGGTAGGTCAAGATGCAAATTAAATCACCTGTATTTTATGGTGCAAATTGAAAAGTGTAATTTGAGTATTATATACAGTTTTAAGGCGTGGAAGCCTTTAGaatttttttggtatgaaaattatatgaattttttgcatgaatttttttttaaagggattaCATGCTGTTTGTATATCTTTGgactatacaaatcatttttcaaataatatatagttgaaGAGTGTAATTACtcctaaaatatttcatgaattcCCCTTATTTACAAGGACTTGTATACTAAAACAATTACGAGAACATAAATAAAACCATAAgatcaattaaaaaaacattccCAAAGATCTTGACATATCCTGAGGCATGTAGACGGAGTGAACCATTGCaaaaatttgatatatcattATTCAGGGTCTTGAAAGAAGCTATCAAACTCACACGACCAATAAGATGTGCGAGTTGGTCTCAAGCAACTGCTTCTGGACAGCAGCCTTTCCATCCCTCCCTTTCTGCCATGGGTTCAAACTCCTTTCATGACTGTTCATCGTACATGCCACTGACATGGTGCATCAGGCATTGCAATTGTGTTGATGCAATTGGTTCCATGATTTATTTCTTCACCATTTTCTCAAAAAGCTGGTTAATGGCATTTCCTTTAGCCTGTATTTTGTGAGAGactagaaaaatatataattttaacaaGATCAACGTacataaacaagaaaaataagatgTCTACCCTGTACTAGTAACATTTACCTTCACTCCAATCGCCATTGCTGTTCTGAGTTTAAAAAGTTCACCCAACCTCAACGAGCCTCCTTTCTTATCTTTGACAAGGATCAGTGGAACGCTCCTTGATGATGCCAAGATTGGAAGATGCTTTGTCAGCCACCAAGGGTTGCAATCAGAAGCCAACAATACAACCTAAAAACTCAAAATGGGATTGGTTACCTATGTTG
Protein-coding sequences here:
- the LOC109007779 gene encoding proline--tRNA ligase, cytoplasmic-like isoform X2, whose amino-acid sequence is MAGGDTKKSNAKASSGGKKKEVKKETGLGITNRKDDNFGEWYSEVVVNAELIEYYDISGCYILRPWAMSIWEIMQTFFDAEIKKMNIQNCYFPLFVSPGVLQKEKDHVEGFAPEVAWVTKSGESDLEVPIAIRPTSETVMYPYYSKWIRGHRDLPLKLNQWCNVVRWEFSNPTPFIRSREFLWQEGHTAFATKAEAEAEVLDILELYRRIYEEFLAIPVVKGKKSELEKFAGGLYTTSVEAFIPNNGRGIQGATSHCLGQNFAKMFEINFEDEKGEKGMVWQNSWAYSTRTIGVMVMVHGDDKGLVLPPKVASVQVIVIPVPYKDADTKGIFDACSATVDALSEAGIRAKADFRDNYSPGWKYSNWEMKGVPLRIEIGPKDLANNQVRAVRRDNSSKIDIPRASLVEQVKEMLDKIQHSLFDVAKQKREACLQTVNTWDEFVEALGQRKLILAPWCDEEEVEKDVKARTKGEMGAAKSLCSPFDQPELPEGTKCFASGKPAKKWTYWGRSY
- the LOC109007779 gene encoding proline--tRNA ligase, cytoplasmic-like isoform X1; amino-acid sequence: MSVTTGIGLDSNKLAATAAVHTASTASSFARVHRVRASSYSFFRCGEKDPKKEQVPRNLLEKKRRYFCLIIIGYCAQEDMAGGDTKKSNAKASSGGKKKEVKKETGLGITNRKDDNFGEWYSEVVVNAELIEYYDISGCYILRPWAMSIWEIMQTFFDAEIKKMNIQNCYFPLFVSPGVLQKEKDHVEGFAPEVAWVTKSGESDLEVPIAIRPTSETVMYPYYSKWIRGHRDLPLKLNQWCNVVRWEFSNPTPFIRSREFLWQEGHTAFATKAEAEAEVLDILELYRRIYEEFLAIPVVKGKKSELEKFAGGLYTTSVEAFIPNNGRGIQGATSHCLGQNFAKMFEINFEDEKGEKGMVWQNSWAYSTRTIGVMVMVHGDDKGLVLPPKVASVQVIVIPVPYKDADTKGIFDACSATVDALSEAGIRAKADFRDNYSPGWKYSNWEMKGVPLRIEIGPKDLANNQVRAVRRDNSSKIDIPRASLVEQVKEMLDKIQHSLFDVAKQKREACLQTVNTWDEFVEALGQRKLILAPWCDEEEVEKDVKARTKGEMGAAKSLCSPFDQPELPEGTKCFASGKPAKKWTYWGRSY